cctatatttaaaaaataattacatgtaTGTTTTTATACTTACACTGTTATTTTATGCATTTATCACTTATTCGTAAACGggaataattaatgaaatacaTTTAATACATCATGAAAAGATTACTTTTAAATTAgacaaatattgaaaaaaaaataatattatatatatatatatatatatatatatatatatatatatatatatatatattacaacaagtatttctagaaatataaaaaaaatttaaaattttaactatatttatatttttaagataaaataattgtttgtgatatattaagaaataaataatataaaaatataaaaataaagatataattaGTCGTACagtacccagtttggggctaaggtgtcaaataggtacccggtttaaaaaaaatgtcaattgcatcccaacttttgaaaaagtgttcaattaggtccctttcagacagagttgactaatgcagttagtcaacgtgccacgtgtcagtttgtgttttttttttttttttttttaattttttgggacaaaattgacacaaaattgaatcagatacacatacttaagtactaaattgaaacaaaaagacatatatggggactaaatcgaaatcaacacaatgacatccgatagtgacactaacacgtggcattgcaactgacaatgccacgtgtcacacacagggacttgacacgtggcattattatttatttttttcaaaaaaattaaaaaattaaaaaattaaaaaattttaaaaaaataaaaaaaaataaaaaaaaataaaaaaaaccacatactaacatgtggcacgttgactaacgacaTTAGTCAACTCTATCtgaaaggaacctaattgaaacacttgTTTCAAAAGTTAGAATGCAATTGACACTTCTTTTAAACCGAGTACTTATTTGACACCCTAGCCCCAAACTGGATAAtatacgactaattataccaaaaataaatttacaataataaaagtaatatattaaaactaaattataagtGTCCAAGTAAGTTAATATATGTTAagtaaatataatgtttaaaggtaaattattaaatgaaaacaagAATAATATCAAAAACAGTAAATATCAGAGTTGATAAAacgttcaaaatgaaaaggccTAATTATcttgtttatatataaaataattaataaattcttCCAATAAATAatgcttttaaaaaattagttattttatttaaatattttttattaccttaactgatatttttattttttaatgataaattaagtataattcatagtaaaattaaaaaaataaaacaatgaaaatgtgaaagatctaaaatattaaagagaTTTACAATTTACAAACCCCATCTTATAGAAATTTACTTAAGTCAATAACCTTTTTAAAACCAGAAAGGGATAAACTTAAAATGAGATATATGCTATCTatgagaataaataaataaaaataataggttaactataattaattttatttgtctaATTCCttaatcattttcatatttgGATATATAACCTAAAAAAGAAAGCACTTTTGGCCATgcaccaaaagaaaaaaaaaatggagaaagaaATGACCGAACTTTATTATAAAGAAACACTCCTCCTCGATGTGGGGTTTAATCTACCAATAAAAACCCACCATCTCCCCATTAACCAGATAATGTTCAACTCTCTGTCCCTTTTCCCTCTCTCTTTCTTCCCACCTTCTCTCATGACAGTCTCAATACAAAgaaccttcttcttcttcttctcttattGACTCGTCGCCACCACAGAGACTCTGTTCTGGATCCTCTGGTAATAATCTATGCACTTCTTCTTTTGCTCGCTCTTTTCACTGTTAAACTGCTTCGTGCTATCTGCATGGTCAATTAGATTCATGGGTTTCTGTTGTTTTGATTTGTGGTCTCTGTCGGTACTGACTTTTTTACCCTTTTGATCTATCACGGAGAGATTCCAGTTCATCTATTTATTTAATCCTCCATATTTGaagttttcttcctttcttaGATTGCTGGTTTTGTGGGGTGTTTTTTAGCATGATTGTTCTGCTCATCAATTGAACTAACTTTTATGTTTTATCTGAAAGCTGCAACCTTTTATGATGCTTTGATGAGAGAACCTTTCGAAATCATCATTTATTGTCCTTGTTTTTATAGTCACCTCCTTTGTTGTCTTTGCCCATGTTGCTTTTGCTTCCCTGTTTTATTCGTTGATGAATTGGATCTGTCGAAACGGTATAGCCATGATCTATTAATATTCATCACCGTTTTAAATTTTGaggtgatattttttttctaattcgtGTTTTTAGCCTGGATTCATCTTCTGTTTTCATGTGGGTTTTAGCTTGGAGATATATGTGCATACTTTATGATGTGATTCTCTTCATCTGGAAAGTATTTGATTTCTGTGCCATGTTGATTTTTCTCTGATCTTTGTTCTGTTATTGTTCGCAGGTGCAAAGGCCTTTAAGAGCTAAGAATTTGTTAATTTGAATTGGTGTACAGTGCTAAGGGGTTAGTTTGAAATCCAACTAGCTACTTCCATCTTCAGAAGCTCACAGGTTTGATCCTTATATTTTCCTCGgaaaatgatgatgatgtttGAGGAGATGGGGTTTTGTAATGATTTGGACACGATGTCTACTGTCCTCGGGGAAGAGGATATGACCGCCCGGCAAACTGATCCAGAGGCGATAGTTGATGATGATTTCAGTGATGAAGAAATTGGGGTAGATGAGCTTGAAAGGAGGATGTGGAAGGACAAAATGCGTCTCAAGCGAATGAAGGAGCAGAGTAAATCTAAGGAAGGAATTGATGCAGTGAAGCAAAGACAGTCTCAAGAACAGGCAAGGAGGAAAAAGATGTCCAGGGCTCAAGATGGAATCTTGAAGTACATGCTGAAGATGATGGAGGTTTGTAAGGCCCAAGGATTTGTTTATGGGATAATCCCCGAGAAGGGGAAACCAGTGACTGGAGCATCTGATAATCTTCGTGAATGGTGGAAAGATAAAGTCAGATTCGATCGAAATGGTCCAGCTGCCATAGCCAAATACCAAGCTGATCATGCTATCCCTGGAAGGAATGATGGATGCAATTCAATTGGTCCAACTCCACATACCTTGCAGGAGCTGCAGGACACAACATTGGGTTCTCTCTTGTCAGCACTCATGCAACACTGTGATCCTCCTCAGAGGAGGTTTCCATTGGAGAAGGGTATTCCTCCACCGTGGTGGCCAACAGGAAATGAAGAGTGGTGGCCCCAGATTGGTTTGCCTAAAGATCACAGTCCCCCTCCTTACAAGAAGCCCCATGACCTGAAGAAGGCATGGAAAGTTGGCGTTTTGACTGCAGTTATAAAGCATATGTCCCCAGATATTGCCAAAATTCGGAAGCTTGTGAGGCAGTCGAAGTGCCTCCAGGATAAGATGACGGCAAAGGAAAGTGCAACCTGGCTGGCAATCATCAATCAGGAGGAGGCCTTGGCAAGAGAGCTTTATCCTGATTATATTCCCCCATTATCCTCAGGTGGAGGTAGTGGATCTTTGGTGGTTAATGATGGCAATGAGTATGATGTTGAAGGGGGTGAAGATGAGCCTAACTTTGATGTGGAAGACAGGAAACATGAGAATGGTCACACACCCAATCTGGGGATGGAGAGAATGGGGGGAACTCTGGCAGTTCAGCAGCCTCCTTTTTCAATCAAGGGAGAGGCTGTTACAAATTTGGATTTCATAAGGAAGAGGAAGGTTTCAAATGAGTTTAACGTGATGGATATGAAGATTTACACATGTGAACAGCCTCAGTGCCCTTATAGTCAAGTTCGCCTTGGTTTTCCCGACAGAATTTCTAGGGACAATCATCAGTTGATTTGTGCATATAGAGGTCCTTCAGATTTTGGGGGTCCAAATTTTCATGTTAATGAGGTAAAGCCAGTGATATACCCCCAGTCCTTTGTTCCACCCAAGTCTACTGCTCAGTCTGCTAACATGGTCCCTCCTGTAATTGATCTCACTGGACTTGAAGTTTCAGAAGATGGTCAGAAAATGATCAGTGACCTTATGACTAACTATGAAACAAATGTTCAAGGCAACAAGAACATAAGTTCATGTAATCGCATGGCTGCAGAGAATCCCTGTCTTCGCCAGCATGGCatgcagcagcagcagcagcagcagccaCAGGACAACTTCATTCGTGGGCAAGGAATCACTATGGAAGGAAACATCTTTGATGAGCCCAACATGTCCAATAATCATCACATATTTGCTAGAGAAGAAGGCCAATATGAGCGGTTCAAAGCTTTGAATAATGCTCCCTTCGAGACCAATCAAAACAACCATAACTTCAATTCAATGTTTGGTTCCTTTTGTGATTTGGCATCATTTGATTTCAAGGAGGACATGCAAGGAGTAGGGATGGATGCTCTTCAGAAACAGCCAGATTTTTCCATATGGTATCAGTGAAGATGACAAAGCTCATTGTCCACATCACAAACACTTACTTTCATGTGAAGTTCCTTCATCCAAAAGTCTTACCCAATTTTCTTCACATGTAATTCTCTATGTCTAGAACTAGATATTCTATGCTTATCCTCTACAGGTCTAGTATTTGTTACAATAAACAACTTGCATGTTCCCACTAAGTGTGTTCTTTTATCAATCTAGCCTCTGTGTTACTTAAAATCACTATTCTCTGTAAGACTGTGatataaataagatttaaagtttcttccaaattttaatttcaccaTATATTTACATATAGAATCTAACAAATGTGTGGCGGTTTGACCCAGTAGTGGTAAAATCGTGGATAGGGGAAAGGTTTGTCCTTTATTCTGGCCTTTTCTTATGCTTATCCTTTTCCATGTGAAAATGGACCCCATTGCAGTTCTGACCCCATAACAGTTCTTTGGCTGATGCTAAGTTGAATTCCATTTGGATTGCTTGTACAGACTGTGTGGTGGGGCACACCATTAACATCCTTGATGTCTCATTGGTCAATGAATCATCAAGGGCTTTTCATTGTTCAACACCATTAATGTGCTGTTCATGCGACAGGGAAAGTACAATCTCATCAATTAGCCGACGCAGCTCAACATAAGGATTTGGATAAACTTTTTACAGGATtatttaacagaaaaaaatgCATTGTAGAAAAAACATAGTTGATCactatataaattaaagttaatgtgtaaaatttcttataaattttatgtttattttatacaaaaattaatttaagtttGTATGAAAAAGTTGTAAAAGTAGTACTGTACTTCTTGGAACGTTAAAAGTTTTGATCCCTTGAACTTTGTGTCAAACTTACTTTTCTTTGCTATGATGGTTGAAAATAAGTGGTTGTAGAATGGCACCAGTGATATGAGATTTAGTGAATAAGGTTTATTGGCTGAAAATGTGCTGAGGATAATAATAGCAcgtgatgaaaaaaaaatgggtagAGGGGGAAGAGACCGTGTTGACTCAAAAAGATCTATgataggaagaaaagaaaacaaagaagaaaacagtTTCTTTATTTGGACATTGGACCAAGTATGGtttgtaattaatatatggtggataataatgttaaaacatcaaaatttatttgaaataaacacTAAACTGATAACAATAGATATGACGTTTGATCTTATTCACAAGAATGACAAACATATAAATCAATATGAATAAGTTGTATCCCATCTAACGATGTTATtggaatataaaatatatcattaagagaaaaatatccacgtaattagaaaaaaaaaaactataaatgaacagttattttaatataaagaagcattttttttttttataaaaatatgaacatGTAATTACGCTTTTagtctttataaaataatggacttttatcttaaaattttatattttttctgttaatttaattttttgtgaatttgacttaaaaaaaaaaaatcttgtgtTATCATAATTTGGACAAACTTTCAAAGATTAAACAATACTTATTTTTGCATCTAAGTCCGATTTATGGCTATAAAAGCAAGAATGTTGTTATTTGATGGGTTGTTGGAGAAATTGTGATTGGACTTAGTAACCGAACATTGAACTTGCCTTATTGGACTAATGTTTAGGACCTAATTCGGTCGCCTTTAAGATGATAAAGAATAGACACATATTTGTAAATCCACCACTTGGTGTTTATCTTTTCAAAGAGGTCTTCATGTGCGTACACCCTCTCTATTGGGAATAAATCTCCATTCATTCAAACTCTTTTGTTTGTAATGTAGAAGTAGTAGAGTAAAGAGTACTCAAGAAAGCCAAAAGTGGTTCTACAAAtaatacttgttttttttttttttttcatatcaggGGGGAGATAAATTGATTTGTTAATGAAGACATTACATACATGTGTAACCAAACAAGAACAATAAACATAATACTTGTTTGTAATCAGTTAATTATAGTGTAATCAAATCATTGTAGTATAACATGTTAAGAGtttcttaaaacaaaattgaatataGGGGTCATGGGTAAATAAAAGGGCTTTTTAGCCGAGTTAAAAAtggacttttttttatcaacccatatatatatatatatatatatatatatatatatatatatatatatatatatatatatatatatatatatatatataaatctttgCAGCACCGCAATGTATCTTTTCCGCGTCCAGAGAGAAGGCCGTGTCCGGCCCAAAAAGCAGCGTTCGACACCGCGTCGTGTGCGCTTTCGGTAAGTGTCCGTGTTCGGTGCGCCTTCGAAACGGGGAAGCGTGGTTCGGACGCTGTGTCGGAGCTTCATAGCTTTCACCGCTTATGTCCGTCCCACACAACCATCCTCATCTACTCCACCCAATGCATCATCCCATAATGGTACCAATACTTCTCTTGCTTCATCCTCCAACACCTGCACTTACTGCAAACATCCAGCCCACACCGAATCCAATTTGCTTTCGCAAACACGGTTTTCCCAACCAAGATGGTAAATTCTCTAAAACTCAGACTGTTAGGAAAATTTGTACTCATTGCAACAGGTCTGGTCATACTACACATGTCTGTTATGAAACCCAGACACGGACACGGGAAAGCGTCTAAATCGAAAAAAGGCAAGACACagacacaaatatatatatatatatatatatatatatatatatatatatatatatatatatatatatatatatatatatatatataacaattataatttgtaatgtcccatttaattattaaacgaaattaaaggaaatgtcacGCAATGATAGTATAGTAGCATAGTCTTGGGATcattaacacaacccctacaacatggcacaccacgatgccaccAGAAACCAGATACAAGTCTAACAAAGAGGGTAGAGTAGAAATACATAAAACgatacatgggccttagccctaaagaaaacgtgaagaaaactccagcccagatggctaagcagcggaatccccattcccttgttggccacgagaacctcgcccatctgctcccatcaatcaaattgatgatcatcgcaagaaagaacatccacatacaatacaaccatacaacaaaatgggtaagctagagccaacaacatattcatcatacagtcaaatatattttcatcgtCCCATATCTATATAACAACCacgcatgttatgactcttcattaaatacactacgactcgactcatttggatacgtataacttagtcggattcagcggatgcccgcacttgtggtggatacctctgctcatctccgagctgCTTatccccgagctatgtgttacaagtgttacaatgaatcaaatttccctcaccacaagattagcccttaatgaatttcaggcctcatGCTACTCTCCACAcatgagtcagtccgctctaagtgagactaactggctccttagagtgtcaggatgcaaccttaacttgaatccttacctagttatacagatggggcaccaccatggacacccactaacaggggccatggaattacgtcccgaccactgaagcgtagtcccggaggtctcacctagagaccccaaggaattacacgctgacacagACTAACACTCATAAATCAGCAAGGAAAATGATCACATACACTATGCAGGGAAGATTTATACCAACACCCATAGACAACTCCCGTATATCACATGTCAATCAGTACCAGCTCGTATTATCGACCTTCAGGAAACATCTCCCCTCATGTCAATGTCATGCCACAAAATTACCAACCACCAAGGTTCATCGTTGTTCATACCCGATTTATGATCGCATACAAATCTAACCACTCATGTAATATTCATGTAAGATCATGCCACTCTCACCCGTCATCACATATGAATCCcccctcatcatatatatatatatatatatatatatatatatatatatatatatacattcaacCCATCAAAACAGATCATCCAAAATAAACACACGTCCCAAGAGAAGCGCTGTCTCGctcagcacctcgctcaggctgagggatttcgctcaggcgagacgtgctcgctcaggtgagctcccccttcgcctaggcgagggctagAGAAGGGAACAAAAGCActcgcgggatctcgcttaggcgagacccctctcgcctgggcgagatgctcgctcgctcagaATCAcagtgggtcgcctgggcgaccattcGTGGAAAAAAGGCTTAGGCAAGCCTctgttagtctcgcctaggtgagaccagctcgcttgggcgagtttatcAGTGCCCACCACTGTTTTCACCTACAACAGATGCGAAGACATACCACAAGCAACAATCCCACCGTATCATACATCCATATCAACAGGTAAACACAAAAGAGAATTACCAACCACATAAATTAGCATACTCGCACCAAACAAGcagagggttctagcttcccgtacctggaataTGCTAGTACAGGACTCAACAGTAACCACGGGCACCACAACTTTAGGTTATACTTAGGAACTCGAAAAAACAATGGAGCAGGTCACATGATGAGCTCACTACGGATTCTTAGCTGAAACAAACATGAATAAACACTAGAGGAAGTACAAGCAGGGGTTGGAACGGACTTACGAGAAGTGAAAAACTGGTTCGAGCCCACTGGATGCGGAAGGCGgctgaaccctagcagagctctctCTCACGGAGTAGAAGGGTGACGGCTGATTTCTGAAAGAGTGAAAGTGAGTGTGGGATTAGGGCAACATGAAAAGCTTTTATCCTATGGGTCGGCCTTTAGGCCCATTACTGTAGGGCAACCCTTAAAAGGAAGCAGAAATAGAAAGGGgaccttacattctccccaacaagaaaaattttcgacctcgaaaataaagactcactaggtaaacagatgtggatgtgattttctcatgtcctcctctaactcccaagtcgagtcacccgtcctctgatcccagatgactttaacaAGACTAACGGTCTTTCCACGACGTTCTTCGACCTTTCTATCCTCAAGAGCGATGAGTGGTACTTCCACGGTGAggtcttccctgatctgtatatcttCGGCTTCTAACACATGAGCTGGGTCAAACACGTACTTCCTTAGCTGTGAGACGTGGAACATTGGGTGAAGATTCGCCAGCTGCGGGGGTAAAGCTACCTCATAAGCTactggcccaatcctcctcgtgatctaaTATGGACCAAGGAATTTAGGAGAAAGTTttcttgagcggagagcccttcccacgcccgtggttcgggtcaccctcaagaatacatgatctcccgctgcaaactccaaaggcctcctcTTGCGGtccgcataggccttctgcctactctgagaagcctgcatcctatccctcaccatcctcaccttctcggtggtctgctctaacaactctggtccaaccaacactgcctctccatcctgataccagcaaagaggagtcctacacctgctgccgtaaagagcctcgtatggcgccatgccaatactcgcatgaaagctgttgttgtaggtaaactcaaTCAAAGGAAATACCTTATCCCAAGCTCCCAGGTGGTCCAGTATGCATctcctcaacaaatcctctaatgactggatcgtcctctcagactgaccatcggtctgagggtgataatctgaactcatggtgagcttgctacccatagcactctgtaATGTCTTCCAAAACCGGGATGTGAACCGcgggtctctgtcggaaactatgctcgagggCACCCCATGAAGCCTtactatctccttaatgtacaactgggccagcttggccatagacattctcaagttcatcgccaagaagtgTGCGCTCTTGGTCAGTCGatctactatcacccagatggtgtcatgtcctctaaaagtctGCGGCAGATaggtcacaaaatccatggagatgctgtcccatttccataCTGGTATCTCCAAAGGCTGTAGAATCCCACCGGGCCTCTGATgttccaccttcgccttctggcACGTCAAACATGCCGACACGAACTAagccacatctttcttcattccttgccaccagaaagtctccttgaggtcctggtacatcttagtcatgctcgggtgcagactaagacgactcttatgtccCTCCTCAAGAATTAACCGTTTTACCTCCGCATCATCGGGTATACATACTCTGTCCcgaaacctcagtatgccatcatcactcAAGGCAAAGTCTCTGGCTTCCTCTGATCCAAGCTGTCCTCTAACCCTTTTTAGACCGGCATCCAACAACTACCTCTCTCTAATCGAGTctaagaagtcactagatatagtaagggtactacacctaatggactcggaccccaactccacctgtatcctcatgtctttgaacttctctagtagtgctacctcttttatcatgagatgtgccgTGTGTACCGTTTTCCTACTCAGggcatctgccaccacatttgccttccccgggtagtataggagctcgaagtcataatcctttaggaattccatccaccttctctgcctcatgttcagctccttctgatcaaacaagtactttaagctcttgtggtcgctgaacacccgaaactgagcaccataaagatagtgcctccagatcttcaaggcaaaaactatagccgccaactccaggtcatgagtgggatagttacgcTCATGTACCTTAAGCTGTCTCGAAGCATATGCCACAACCTTCTTCTCCTGCATCAAAACACATCCAAGTCCGAGGTGGGAGGCGTCACAGTAGACCTCAAACGGCTTCCCGACATCCGGGATCACTAGTATTGGTGCACTGGTCAGTCTCCTCTTCAGTTCCTTGAAactctcctcacacttatccgtccaggtgaagggttggtccttccgagtaagcAAGGTCAgaggtgccactatcttggagaaatccctctatgaacctcctatagtagcctgctAGCCCCACGAAGCTCCTAATCTCTGTGGCCGACTTAGGATTTTCCTACTTTACCACTGCCTCAACCTTTGCCGGATCCACTACAATCCCTGGGctgatatcacatgccccaagaactgaacttcatccatccagaactcacacttggataacTTGGCATACAgttgcttctctctcaaaacaccaagcaccaacctcaggtggtCTGCATGTTCTTCCTGAGTCCTGGAATAGATAaagatgtcgtctatgaagaccatgacaaacttatctaggaagggtcggaagatcctgttcatgtagtccatgaacactgccggagcgttggtcacaccaaacggcataaccacatactcatagtggccatatCTGGATCTGAAggccgtcttctgcacatcatcagcctttactaAAATCTGGTGGTAACCCGATCtcagatctatcttcgagaacactaATGACCCATgtagctgatccatcaagtcgtcgaTTCTCCGgagcggatacttattcttgatcgtcatcttgttcagttgcctatagtccacacacaggagcgaactcccatccttcttcttcaccaacaacactggtgctccccaaggcgaagtgctgggtcggatgaactgtttctccatcagctcttctatttgtttcttgaactctaccaactctgccggagccataCGATACGGGGCCATCGACACCGGGCCTGTCCCTGGTATTAAATCTATAGAGAAttccacctctctactgggaggcaatcCAGGTACCTCATCCGGAAATACGTCTTCAAACTCATGCACTACCGGTATAACTGATGTTCTCCCTCCCTCTCCTACCTCCATACGGGCGAAGATTATGAAGCACTGCGCGCCACTCTGAATCTCTCTCACCACTCCCTGAGGGGACACCAACTCAAGCTCCTCAaagtcgggaaacaacaacttcttctcccgacaatctatcagaatgcgattggcagagagccaatccatccctaagatcacctccaactcctgtagaggcaggcagattaagttcaccctatacttgcgtccctctacctccactgggcacctagcacataaggacgatgtcctgaccaaacccgacgccggagtagacaccgcaagctcacactgtAGCTTgcgcaccggcagacccaatcgttccacacatgcatttgacacaaaagagtgtgtcgctccagaatcatataacacacaacatctcatcccagaaatcacacaataacccataacaaTGTTACCTGAACCTGCAACCTCAACTCCGGTCATGGCATAGACTCTGCCCGttgcctgaggcctgttgcctctgtcccTCCACTGATGCTGATGGGGtgtctgaactggagggcgtgcCGCTGTCCTGGCAAGGTTGGGACagtccttcccaaagtggccttccttgccacagttgttgcacctacGGTAACCCTCCATACGTGGACAAGCGTAcctcgggtggggtcctccacatgTGTAACACCGAACTCGGCCCTGCTGAGGAGAAAAGCTCCTAGACCCCTGAGGCTGATGGTGGGGTCTATCATACGGCctcctccgctcctcatgtctgggcttggacccagatgATCCACCAATCCTCTGAGGCGGCTGTGGTTGTTGTGGGCGTTGACCTTCTACCTCttgcttcatcttctccatcaccctggcCTTCTCCACTAGAgcagcaaagtccttgatggacaagggagccaccatcaagcggatgTCGCCACGAAGCCCATTCTTGaacttcctgcatcgccactcctcatcgagtggCAGGGTGTAAaaacggctgaggtgtttgaacctctcagcatactctgttactatcttccctccctgggtcaactggaggaactccacctccttggcgtaccggATGCTGTCTAGAAAATACTCTGAGAGGAACCTCTCCCTGAATGTCTCCCACGTCACtggctcatccctctcctccaggatGGATTTGGTGCTGATCCACCAATGCTCTGCCTCCCCCGTGAGCATGTACACGGAGAACGCCAACCTGTTCTCCGCagggcacatcttcgcatcataaatgcgctccaggtccttcagccattggtctgcggcgtcaggactagTCCTCCCGTCAAACTTCGCTGGGCGGTGCTTCAGAAAATCCTCTAGGCTCCACTCCTTGACTGCAAGTCGTGGTTCaggaccaaacacaggggcagccgccctgttctcctcTAACTGGCGAAGGGCCTCCATGTGctgccgatgagcatcctcagcagctactATCGCAGCCTCCATCTACTGCATCACTGCTtgctgctgctcaagcgacgccgcctgtcgctgcatggatgcctcatgctgctgcatcatcgcagcactctACTGCGC
This portion of the Vigna unguiculata cultivar IT97K-499-35 chromosome 6, ASM411807v1, whole genome shotgun sequence genome encodes:
- the LOC114187003 gene encoding ETHYLENE INSENSITIVE 3-like 1 protein, whose translation is MMMMFEEMGFCNDLDTMSTVLGEEDMTARQTDPEAIVDDDFSDEEIGVDELERRMWKDKMRLKRMKEQSKSKEGIDAVKQRQSQEQARRKKMSRAQDGILKYMLKMMEVCKAQGFVYGIIPEKGKPVTGASDNLREWWKDKVRFDRNGPAAIAKYQADHAIPGRNDGCNSIGPTPHTLQELQDTTLGSLLSALMQHCDPPQRRFPLEKGIPPPWWPTGNEEWWPQIGLPKDHSPPPYKKPHDLKKAWKVGVLTAVIKHMSPDIAKIRKLVRQSKCLQDKMTAKESATWLAIINQEEALARELYPDYIPPLSSGGGSGSLVVNDGNEYDVEGGEDEPNFDVEDRKHENGHTPNLGMERMGGTLAVQQPPFSIKGEAVTNLDFIRKRKVSNEFNVMDMKIYTCEQPQCPYSQVRLGFPDRISRDNHQLICAYRGPSDFGGPNFHVNEVKPVIYPQSFVPPKSTAQSANMVPPVIDLTGLEVSEDGQKMISDLMTNYETNVQGNKNISSCNRMAAENPCLRQHGMQQQQQQQPQDNFIRGQGITMEGNIFDEPNMSNNHHIFAREEGQYERFKALNNAPFETNQNNHNFNSMFGSFCDLASFDFKEDMQGVGMDALQKQPDFSIWYQ